A DNA window from Rhodococcus sp. Z13 contains the following coding sequences:
- a CDS encoding vWA domain-containing protein, which produces MTGTRTSDDRQAPASGTIVGLVGFGRALAEAGLSVPLDATTTYLDALRHLDVADPAQVYWAGRAVLCRAPDDIDRYDAAFVHWFGGTLPTASHRQGRRTRTARIAALTRTGDPADGSGDDSPHLQVAADDTDLLRRRDIAELTAAERAHLGEMLTLLRPRPPRRPALRSRPSRRGPVDPSRTLRDMLAAGGEPVRPRRHHRATRPRRVVLLVDVSGSMTPYADALLRFAHVVTRAAPASTETFSVGTRLTRLSRALRARDPELALAAAARAVPDWAGGTRLGDTLRAFLDRWGRRGLARGAVVVIFSDGWERGDATLLGEQMAQLRRLAHRVLWVNPHAGGEGYEPIQSGISKALPHIDRLLAGHSLATLEELLEEVHRA; this is translated from the coding sequence ATGACGGGCACACGGACGTCGGACGACCGGCAGGCGCCGGCCTCCGGCACGATCGTGGGCCTCGTCGGGTTCGGCCGCGCGCTCGCCGAGGCCGGCCTGTCCGTCCCCCTCGACGCGACCACCACCTATCTCGACGCCCTCCGCCACCTCGACGTCGCCGACCCGGCCCAGGTGTACTGGGCGGGCCGCGCCGTCCTGTGCCGCGCGCCCGACGACATCGACCGCTACGACGCGGCGTTCGTCCACTGGTTCGGCGGCACCCTGCCGACGGCCTCCCACCGGCAGGGGCGACGCACCCGCACCGCCCGCATCGCGGCGCTCACCCGCACCGGCGACCCGGCGGACGGCTCCGGGGACGACTCGCCGCACCTGCAGGTCGCCGCGGACGACACCGATCTGCTGCGCCGCCGCGACATCGCCGAACTCACCGCCGCCGAACGCGCGCATCTCGGTGAGATGCTGACCCTGCTGCGGCCCCGCCCTCCCCGCCGCCCGGCGTTGCGCTCACGGCCGTCGCGGCGCGGGCCCGTCGACCCGTCCCGCACCCTGCGCGACATGCTCGCCGCCGGGGGAGAACCCGTGCGGCCCCGGCGGCACCACCGCGCGACCCGGCCCCGCCGGGTGGTGCTGCTCGTCGACGTCTCCGGATCGATGACCCCCTACGCGGACGCACTGCTGCGCTTCGCGCACGTCGTCACCCGCGCGGCCCCGGCGTCGACCGAGACGTTCTCCGTCGGCACCCGGCTGACCCGGTTGTCGCGAGCCCTGCGCGCCCGCGACCCGGAACTCGCGCTCGCCGCGGCCGCGCGGGCGGTGCCCGACTGGGCGGGCGGCACCCGGCTCGGTGACACCCTGCGCGCCTTCCTGGACCGCTGGGGCCGGCGTGGCCTCGCCCGCGGCGCGGTCGTCGTGATCTTCTCCGACGGCTGGGAACGCGGCGACGCGACGCTGCTCGGCGAGCAGATGGCGCAGCTGCGGCGCCTCGCCCACCGGGTCCTGTGGGTGAACCCGCACGCGGGTGGGGAGGGATACGAACCGATCCAGTCGGGTATCTCGAAGGCCCTGCCGCACATCGATCGTCTGCTCGCAGGACACAGTCTCGCAACCCTGGAGGAACTGCTCGAGGAGGTTCATCGTGCGTGA
- a CDS encoding XdhC family protein, producing the protein MREVLDELDRRWRAGETVALGTVVSTFRSAPRGPGASMLVAQDGTVTGSVSGGCVEGDVYELARAVIEDGAPVLQRYGVSDDDAFSVGLTCGGIIDVFVERIDPQGFPQFGALVDSVRDGEPVALATVTEHPDPVVRGRRVLVWRDRDEGRLASARMHDAVVDDARGLLEAGRSGTLHYGTDGQRRGEGMSVFVNVFQPPPRMIVFGAIDFASAMARLGSFLGYTVTVCDARGVFATEARFPGADEVVVQWPHRYLAAEAEAGRVDKRTVITVLTHDPKFDVPLLEVALRLDVAYVGAMGSRRTHEDRMARLRETGLTDTELERLSSPIGLDLGARTPEETAVSIAAEIIALRWGGGGGRLAETAGPIHRHEEPAVGHRQ; encoded by the coding sequence GTGCGTGAGGTTCTCGACGAACTGGACCGTCGATGGAGGGCGGGGGAGACCGTCGCACTCGGCACCGTGGTGTCGACCTTCCGGTCGGCACCACGCGGCCCGGGCGCGTCGATGCTCGTCGCGCAGGACGGCACCGTCACCGGCAGCGTCTCCGGCGGCTGCGTCGAGGGCGACGTCTACGAACTCGCCCGCGCCGTCATCGAGGACGGCGCCCCGGTGCTGCAGCGCTACGGGGTGTCCGACGACGACGCCTTCTCCGTCGGACTCACCTGCGGCGGCATCATCGACGTGTTCGTCGAACGCATCGACCCGCAGGGCTTCCCGCAATTCGGCGCCCTCGTGGACTCGGTGCGCGACGGGGAGCCCGTCGCGCTCGCGACCGTCACCGAACATCCCGATCCGGTGGTGCGCGGACGCCGGGTGCTCGTGTGGCGGGACCGCGACGAGGGGCGGCTGGCGTCGGCGCGGATGCACGACGCCGTCGTCGACGACGCCCGCGGCCTGCTCGAGGCCGGCCGCTCCGGCACCCTCCACTACGGCACCGACGGGCAGCGGCGCGGCGAGGGAATGTCGGTCTTCGTCAACGTCTTCCAGCCGCCGCCACGCATGATCGTGTTCGGGGCGATCGACTTCGCCTCGGCGATGGCCCGTCTCGGCTCGTTCCTCGGCTACACGGTGACGGTGTGCGACGCGCGCGGTGTGTTCGCCACCGAGGCCCGTTTCCCCGGCGCCGACGAGGTGGTCGTGCAGTGGCCGCACCGCTATCTCGCCGCCGAGGCCGAGGCGGGGCGCGTGGACAAGCGGACGGTCATCACCGTGCTCACCCACGACCCGAAGTTCGACGTGCCGCTGCTGGAGGTCGCGTTGCGGCTCGACGTCGCCTATGTCGGGGCGATGGGGTCGCGGCGCACCCACGAGGACCGGATGGCGCGGTTGCGGGAGACGGGCCTGACCGACACCGAGCTCGAGCGGCTCTCGTCGCCGATCGGGCTGGACCTCGGTGCCCGCACCCCCGAGGAGACCGCGGTGTCCATCGCGGCGGAGATCATCGCGCTGCGCTGGGGTGGGGGCGGTGGCCGTCTCGCGGAGACCGCCGGGCCGATCCATCGGCACGAGGAACCCGCCGTCGGGCACCGGCAGTAG
- a CDS encoding (2Fe-2S)-binding protein: MRITVTVDGTQYTDDVEPRLLLVHYLRERLGKVGTVVGCDTSNCGACTVLLDERSVKSCSVLAVQADGRSVTTVEGLDANGSLHPVQEAFREKHALQCGFCTPGMIMSTIDLLSENPDPTDEEVRHGLEGNLCRCTGYQNIVAAARDAAQRLRERPATTREVGR; this comes from the coding sequence ATGCGCATCACTGTCACCGTCGACGGCACGCAGTACACGGACGACGTGGAACCCCGGCTGCTCCTCGTGCACTACCTGCGGGAAAGACTCGGCAAGGTGGGCACGGTGGTCGGCTGCGACACCAGCAACTGCGGCGCCTGCACCGTCCTGCTCGACGAGCGCAGCGTCAAGTCGTGCTCGGTGCTCGCAGTGCAGGCCGACGGCCGGTCCGTCACCACCGTCGAAGGACTCGACGCGAACGGGAGCCTGCATCCCGTCCAGGAGGCCTTCCGGGAGAAGCACGCGCTGCAGTGCGGCTTCTGCACCCCGGGGATGATCATGTCGACCATCGACCTGCTCTCCGAGAACCCCGACCCCACCGACGAGGAGGTGCGGCACGGACTCGAGGGAAATCTGTGCCGCTGCACCGGTTACCAGAACATCGTCGCCGCCGCCCGCGACGCCGCGCAGCGGCTGCGTGAACGCCCGGCCACCACCCGGGAGGTAGGACGATGA
- a CDS encoding xanthine dehydrogenase family protein molybdopterin-binding subunit: protein MTSTADPETTVTDPEPELGRARRRKEDEHLITGRTRWTDNIVLPGMLHAAILRSPVAHARITGIDVSEARTRPGVVAVYTGADLAQEQGSLPCAWPITEDMLTPDAPALAVDTVRFAGEAVAVVVARSAYEAHDALDAIDVDYEDLPVVLDLEAAVRGGDLVHPDLGTNVSATWVFDSAEAGSGGKVDDAIRDAEIVLERTFRQQRLIPAFMEPRSVVVDPTAPQITMWSATQVPHVLKLMLAMTLGIPEHKLRVIAPDVGGGFGGKLQVTPEEVLTLLVARRLHKPVKYTETRSESMLAAHHGRDQVQKLTLAARRDGTVTGLKVELLADMGAYLRLVTPGVPILGAFMFNGIYKFDAYRFECTNVFTNKVPTDAYRGAGRPEATFAIERLMDELAVELSMDPVEIREKNWIRHEEFPFDTVAGLTYDSGNYEAATAKARELFDYDALRREQAERRARKDPVQLGIGVSTFTEMCGLAPSRVLGSLSYGAGGWEHAAIRMLPTGKVEVVTGSSAHGQGHETAWSQIVADRLGIPFEDIEVLHGDTQTAPRGLDTYGSRSLAVGGVAVVKAAEKVVAKARPIAAHLLECSEDDLDFESGQFRVKGTAKSVALTDVALAVFAAHDLPEGVEPNLDSDATYDPDNFSFPHGTHLCAIEVDTETGHARIRKYVCVDDIGHVVNPLIVEGQVHGGLAQGIAQALYEEAVHDESGTLLSSSFAEYLLPTAVDLPPFVTDRTSTPAPGNPLGVKGVGEAGTIASTPAVVNAVLDAVRQFGVTDIEMPCTPMRIWHAIRDAQTRQGGAA, encoded by the coding sequence ATGACGAGCACCGCCGACCCGGAGACCACCGTGACCGACCCCGAACCGGAACTCGGGCGGGCCCGGCGCCGCAAGGAGGACGAACACCTCATCACCGGGCGCACCCGCTGGACCGACAACATCGTGCTGCCCGGCATGCTGCACGCGGCGATCCTGCGCAGTCCCGTCGCGCACGCCCGCATCACCGGTATCGACGTCTCCGAGGCCCGCACCCGGCCCGGCGTCGTCGCCGTCTACACCGGCGCCGACCTCGCCCAGGAGCAGGGCAGCCTGCCGTGCGCGTGGCCGATCACCGAGGACATGTTGACGCCGGACGCGCCGGCCCTCGCGGTCGACACGGTCCGGTTCGCCGGTGAGGCCGTCGCCGTGGTCGTCGCCCGCAGCGCCTACGAGGCCCACGACGCCCTCGACGCCATCGACGTCGACTACGAGGACCTGCCGGTCGTCCTCGACCTCGAGGCCGCGGTCCGGGGCGGCGACCTCGTCCATCCCGATCTCGGCACCAACGTCAGCGCCACCTGGGTGTTCGACTCCGCCGAGGCGGGCAGCGGCGGGAAGGTGGACGACGCGATCCGCGACGCGGAGATCGTCCTCGAGCGCACCTTCCGGCAGCAGCGGCTCATCCCCGCCTTCATGGAACCGCGTTCGGTGGTCGTCGACCCCACCGCACCGCAGATCACCATGTGGTCGGCCACGCAGGTCCCGCACGTGCTGAAGCTGATGCTGGCGATGACCCTGGGCATCCCGGAGCACAAGCTGCGGGTGATCGCCCCGGACGTGGGCGGCGGGTTCGGCGGCAAGCTGCAGGTGACCCCGGAGGAGGTGCTCACCCTTCTCGTCGCGCGGCGCCTGCACAAGCCCGTCAAGTACACCGAGACGCGCAGCGAGTCGATGCTCGCGGCGCACCACGGCCGCGACCAGGTCCAGAAACTCACCCTCGCGGCGCGCCGGGACGGCACCGTCACCGGCCTGAAGGTCGAACTGCTCGCCGATATGGGCGCCTATCTGCGGCTCGTCACCCCGGGTGTGCCGATCCTCGGGGCGTTCATGTTCAACGGCATCTACAAGTTCGACGCCTACCGGTTCGAGTGCACCAACGTGTTCACCAACAAGGTGCCCACCGACGCCTACCGCGGTGCCGGGCGCCCCGAGGCGACCTTCGCGATCGAACGGCTGATGGACGAACTCGCCGTCGAACTGTCGATGGACCCCGTCGAGATCCGGGAGAAGAACTGGATCCGCCACGAGGAGTTCCCCTTCGACACCGTCGCCGGACTGACCTACGACTCCGGCAACTACGAGGCTGCCACGGCCAAGGCGCGAGAGTTGTTCGACTACGACGCATTACGGCGCGAACAGGCCGAGCGACGCGCACGCAAGGACCCGGTGCAGCTCGGCATCGGGGTCTCGACGTTCACGGAGATGTGCGGTCTCGCTCCGTCGCGGGTGCTCGGTTCGCTGTCCTACGGTGCCGGCGGCTGGGAGCACGCGGCGATCCGCATGCTTCCGACCGGCAAGGTCGAGGTGGTCACCGGTTCGTCCGCGCACGGGCAGGGGCACGAGACGGCGTGGAGTCAGATCGTCGCCGACCGTCTCGGAATCCCGTTCGAGGACATCGAGGTTCTCCACGGCGACACCCAGACCGCGCCGCGCGGACTCGATACCTACGGCTCCCGGTCGCTCGCCGTCGGTGGTGTCGCCGTCGTCAAGGCCGCGGAGAAGGTGGTGGCCAAGGCCCGGCCCATCGCCGCGCACCTGCTCGAATGTTCCGAGGACGACCTCGATTTCGAGTCCGGGCAATTCCGCGTGAAGGGCACCGCGAAGTCGGTGGCCCTGACCGACGTGGCGCTCGCGGTGTTCGCGGCCCACGACCTGCCCGAAGGTGTGGAACCGAATCTGGACTCCGACGCGACCTACGATCCCGACAACTTCTCGTTCCCGCACGGCACGCACCTGTGCGCCATCGAGGTCGACACCGAGACCGGGCACGCCCGCATCCGGAAGTACGTGTGCGTGGACGACATCGGGCACGTCGTCAACCCGCTGATCGTGGAGGGACAGGTGCACGGTGGTCTCGCGCAGGGTATCGCGCAGGCCCTCTACGAGGAGGCGGTGCACGACGAGTCGGGCACGCTGCTCAGTTCGTCGTTCGCCGAGTACCTGCTGCCCACCGCGGTGGACCTGCCGCCCTTCGTCACCGACCGCACCTCCACCCCGGCTCCGGGTAATCCGCTGGGGGTCAAGGGCGTCGGGGAGGCCGGGACCATCGCGTCGACACCGGCGGTGGTCAATGCGGTGCTCGACGCGGTGCGGCAGTTCGGGGTCACCGACATCGAGATGCCCTGCACGCCCATGCGGATCTGGCACGCGATTCGAGACGCGCAGACGAGGCAAGGAGGAGCGGCATGA
- a CDS encoding FAD binding domain-containing protein: MIPAPFDYIAPTTVDEAVAALHEAGEDAKVVAGGQSLMPVLRLRMAAPSVLVDLGRIPELRGIRDDGDALVIGATTTHHDVLHDPLVAEHARLLAEATATVADPQIRHRGTFGGSLVHADPAGDLAAPAVALGASFTVAGPSGRRTLGTDEFFQDYFTTALEPDELLVEVRVPKHTGWAARYEKFHRAAQQWSIVGVAATLEVTGGTVAQARVALTNMAAVPVRARSVEESLVGRPATAETIREAAEHAAEGTSPMTDGNADAEYRSHLARVLTRRAVTTAAGVGSA, encoded by the coding sequence ATGATTCCCGCACCGTTCGACTACATCGCCCCCACCACCGTCGACGAGGCGGTCGCCGCCCTGCACGAGGCGGGGGAGGACGCCAAGGTCGTCGCCGGCGGCCAGAGCCTCATGCCGGTGCTGCGGCTGCGGATGGCCGCACCGAGCGTGCTCGTCGACCTCGGCCGCATCCCCGAGCTGCGCGGCATCCGCGACGACGGCGACGCCCTCGTCATCGGTGCCACCACCACCCACCACGACGTGCTGCACGACCCGCTCGTCGCGGAGCACGCCCGGCTGCTGGCCGAGGCCACCGCGACGGTCGCCGACCCGCAGATCCGGCACCGCGGCACCTTCGGCGGGTCGCTCGTGCACGCCGACCCGGCCGGTGATCTCGCCGCTCCTGCAGTGGCTCTCGGCGCGAGCTTCACGGTGGCGGGACCGTCCGGCCGCCGCACCCTCGGCACCGACGAGTTCTTCCAGGACTACTTCACCACCGCCCTGGAACCCGACGAGCTGCTCGTGGAGGTGCGCGTGCCCAAGCACACCGGCTGGGCGGCGCGATACGAGAAGTTCCACCGTGCGGCGCAGCAGTGGTCCATCGTGGGTGTCGCCGCGACCCTCGAGGTCACCGGGGGCACCGTCGCGCAGGCCCGGGTGGCGCTGACCAACATGGCGGCGGTGCCGGTGCGGGCACGCAGTGTGGAGGAGTCGCTCGTCGGCCGGCCCGCGACCGCCGAGACGATCCGGGAGGCCGCCGAGCACGCCGCGGAGGGCACCTCCCCGATGACCGACGGCAACGCCGACGCCGAGTATCGGAGCCATCTCGCGCGGGTACTCACCCGGCGGGCGGTGACCACGGCCGCCGGGGTCGGGTCCGCCTAG
- a CDS encoding SRPBCC family protein encodes MQLEHTLSVPAPIDEVWAALLNPEKVAPCMPGATLTGVDGDTFTGTVKVKLGPVALTFKGKGVYVEKDETVRKAVIQADAKDTRGNGTVSATITVGLTGHGDRTDGTVNTDMKITGKPAQFGRGMISDVGGKILEQFADCLSKKLGPAAEPGGKAVPETAAAKATAEAAESQPNESVAPSPPLPGSGPEEQPAGIGGLSSDEDAGKEEAATPRPNESVPPSPSVAAAAPEAAPVQQPEAEPLDLMQYAGGSVAKRVVPVAVIAALVVVLAVILQRRSGR; translated from the coding sequence ATGCAACTCGAACACACACTGTCCGTTCCCGCGCCGATCGACGAGGTCTGGGCGGCACTGCTGAATCCGGAGAAGGTCGCGCCCTGCATGCCGGGGGCGACGCTCACCGGCGTCGACGGCGACACCTTCACCGGCACCGTGAAGGTGAAGCTCGGGCCGGTCGCGCTCACCTTCAAGGGCAAGGGCGTCTACGTCGAGAAGGACGAGACGGTCCGGAAGGCGGTCATCCAGGCCGACGCGAAGGACACGCGCGGCAACGGCACGGTGAGCGCGACGATCACGGTCGGGCTCACCGGCCACGGCGACCGCACCGACGGCACCGTGAACACCGACATGAAGATCACCGGCAAGCCCGCCCAGTTCGGGCGGGGCATGATCTCCGACGTCGGCGGGAAGATCCTCGAGCAGTTCGCGGACTGCCTGTCGAAGAAGCTGGGTCCGGCCGCCGAGCCCGGGGGGAAGGCCGTGCCGGAGACGGCGGCCGCGAAGGCCACCGCCGAGGCGGCCGAGTCGCAGCCCAACGAATCGGTGGCGCCGAGCCCACCCCTGCCCGGCAGCGGCCCCGAGGAGCAGCCCGCGGGCATCGGTGGGCTCTCCAGCGACGAGGACGCCGGGAAGGAGGAGGCAGCCACGCCCCGCCCCAACGAGTCCGTGCCTCCGAGCCCATCCGTCGCCGCGGCGGCACCCGAGGCGGCGCCGGTGCAGCAACCCGAGGCCGAGCCGCTCGACCTCATGCAGTACGCCGGGGGATCGGTGGCCAAGCGGGTGGTGCCGGTCGCGGTGATCGCAGCGCTCGTCGTCGTCCTCGCCGTGATCCTCCAGCGACGCTCGGGACGCTGA
- a CDS encoding LysR family transcriptional regulator produces MDLRRVDLNLLVVLDVLLSERNVTRAARRLNMSQPATSTALARLRKQLGDPLLVKSGRTLRPTARAQALVEPLRAALRTLEQSVLASPDFDPATDTRTFTLLTGDYAEVSLLRMLVRGGTPANIRYDLRPLSAAGLEAFHRFEVDLAVLPEHLLEAPQFATCRRRPVLSDRFVGAVWSGHPYPGTDLTREVLARYPLLSYVQYADETNPARALLRAGIVTRTGATTGNVAVLPYALQNTSLVTLLPERMARHIADVASLRILEPTFPLPPLRQFAVWHAERDTDPAHIWLRSRIDPITPVHATA; encoded by the coding sequence ATGGATCTACGACGGGTCGATCTGAACCTGCTCGTCGTCCTCGACGTCCTGCTCTCCGAACGCAACGTCACCCGCGCCGCCCGGCGTCTGAACATGTCCCAGCCGGCGACCAGCACGGCCCTCGCGCGGCTGCGCAAGCAACTCGGCGATCCGTTGCTGGTCAAGAGCGGCCGCACCCTACGGCCGACCGCGCGGGCGCAGGCACTCGTCGAACCGCTGCGGGCGGCGCTGCGGACGCTCGAACAGTCGGTGCTCGCGTCCCCGGACTTCGACCCCGCCACCGACACCCGCACCTTCACCCTGCTGACGGGCGACTACGCCGAGGTGTCGCTGCTGCGCATGCTGGTGCGCGGCGGCACTCCCGCCAACATCCGCTACGACCTGCGGCCGCTCAGCGCGGCCGGACTCGAGGCGTTCCACCGCTTCGAGGTCGATCTCGCCGTCCTCCCCGAACATCTCCTGGAGGCACCGCAATTCGCGACCTGCCGACGACGCCCGGTGCTGTCCGACCGGTTCGTGGGCGCGGTGTGGTCGGGGCATCCGTATCCCGGCACCGACCTCACCCGCGAGGTCCTGGCCCGGTATCCGCTGCTGTCCTACGTCCAGTACGCGGACGAGACCAACCCGGCCCGCGCGCTGCTGCGGGCCGGTATCGTCACCCGCACCGGCGCCACCACCGGCAATGTCGCCGTGCTGCCCTACGCGCTGCAGAACACCTCCCTGGTCACCCTGCTGCCAGAGCGGATGGCGCGTCACATCGCCGACGTCGCGTCCCTGCGCATCCTCGAACCCACCTTCCCGCTGCCGCCGTTGCGGCAGTTCGCCGTCTGGCACGCTGAACGCGACACCGACCCGGCGCACATCTGGCTGCGCTCCCGGATCGACCCGATCACCCCGGTGCACGCCACGGCCTGA
- a CDS encoding IS5 family transposase has translation MITYRATLDVPEHTLTFVARILAAHRRRTDRRPWQRAATVYVQALMVLRWFRDGTDVATLARDARISQATAYRYLHEGIDVIAAHAPDLHDVLERGIESGWEHVCLDGTLIASTRCRERSESGHDVWYSGKHRRHGGNVQVLTDPTGYPIWVSEVAPGSVHDLTAARRGGILGALYHAAAGGMPTLADKGYTGAGIGVHVPTKGRDLDIGTRCRNTLLSAMRAPAERANALLKTRWKALQRISLCPWRIGSIAAAALVLLHLQAPAW, from the coding sequence GTGATTACCTATCGTGCCACGCTCGACGTGCCCGAGCACACCCTGACCTTCGTCGCCCGTATCCTCGCTGCCCACCGCCGCAGGACCGATCGCCGGCCGTGGCAGCGGGCCGCGACCGTCTACGTCCAGGCTCTGATGGTGCTGCGGTGGTTCCGCGACGGCACCGACGTCGCCACCCTGGCGCGCGATGCCCGCATCTCGCAGGCCACCGCCTACCGGTATCTCCACGAAGGTATCGACGTGATCGCTGCGCACGCCCCGGACCTGCACGACGTGCTCGAACGTGGGATCGAGTCCGGCTGGGAGCATGTCTGTCTCGACGGCACCCTCATCGCCTCGACTCGCTGCCGGGAGCGTTCCGAGTCCGGGCACGACGTGTGGTACTCGGGTAAACATCGCCGCCACGGCGGCAACGTCCAGGTCCTGACCGATCCGACCGGCTACCCGATCTGGGTGTCCGAGGTTGCCCCCGGTTCGGTGCACGACCTCACCGCTGCTCGTCGGGGCGGGATCCTCGGCGCCCTCTACCACGCTGCCGCCGGCGGGATGCCCACCCTCGCCGACAAGGGGTACACCGGTGCCGGGATCGGCGTCCACGTCCCGACGAAAGGCCGTGATCTCGATATCGGCACTCGTTGCCGCAACACGCTGCTGTCTGCGATGCGTGCTCCGGCCGAACGCGCGAACGCGCTGCTGAAGACCCGGTGGAAGGCGCTGCAGCGAATCAGTCTATGTCCGTGGAGGATCGGCTCGATCGCTGCTGCGGCTCTCGTTCTTCTTCACCTGCAAGCACCGGCCTGGTGA